The following coding sequences lie in one Listeria ivanovii subsp. londoniensis genomic window:
- a CDS encoding ComE operon protein 2, whose amino-acid sequence MQRIAWDQFFMAQSHLISSRSTCTRLMVGATIVRDKRIIAGGYNGSIAGGDHCAEHGCYVVDGHCIRTIHAEMNAILQCAKFGATTDQAELYVTHFPCLACTKSIIQAGIKKVYFAKDYKNHPYALELFELAGVDLQKVEFDESVLQVNNWNEEKMHTLVKEAAIELNIAPNKAEQLYQHISEKLT is encoded by the coding sequence GTGCAAAGAATCGCATGGGATCAGTTTTTTATGGCGCAAAGTCATCTTATATCATCAAGGAGTACTTGTACAAGATTAATGGTAGGTGCAACAATAGTTCGAGATAAGCGTATTATTGCTGGCGGATATAATGGCTCCATTGCTGGGGGAGATCACTGTGCAGAACACGGTTGTTATGTAGTTGATGGTCACTGCATTCGAACGATTCATGCCGAAATGAATGCCATACTGCAATGCGCCAAATTTGGTGCGACAACAGACCAAGCCGAATTATATGTGACACATTTCCCTTGTCTAGCATGTACAAAATCAATTATTCAAGCCGGTATTAAAAAAGTTTATTTTGCTAAAGATTATAAGAATCATCCATATGCATTAGAATTATTTGAGCTCGCAGGTGTTGATTTACAAAAAGTCGAGTTTGATGAGTCTGTACTTCAAGTAAATAATTGGAATGAAGAAAAAATGCATACTTTAGTAAAAGAAGCTGCTATAGAATTAAATATTGCGCCTAATAAAGCAGAACAACTCTATCAACACATCTCAGAAAAGTTAACTTAA
- the holA gene encoding DNA polymerase III subunit delta yields MLPEWKQIRSKKISPVYLIIGTEDYIINETKQLLIDNILDGEEVEFNYANLDLEEMPIEVVVQEAESMPFFGDKRLVMANNPIFLTSEKSKNKVEHDTAKLEAYLNEPVDYSVLCFVARVEKLDERKKLTKLLKKTATVIEAKRPNENELKKWIEAKLQENDIHMSQSAINRLTELTSGQLTTAMNELQKLMLYCFETKEITIQDVESLVVRSLEQNIFLLLDKMIAMDIAGALRIYYDLLKQKEEPIKILALISSQFRLLNQLKLLEQQGYSQQQAATKLKVHPFRVKLASKQAKNFSENQLNQALKRLAEIDYEMKTGFGDKEQKLEWFLFELQDNRQKTV; encoded by the coding sequence ATGCTGCCAGAATGGAAACAGATTCGTTCAAAGAAAATTAGCCCAGTATATTTAATTATTGGAACAGAGGATTATATTATTAATGAAACGAAACAACTTTTAATAGACAATATTTTGGATGGGGAAGAAGTAGAATTTAATTATGCTAATCTGGATTTAGAAGAAATGCCAATCGAAGTAGTTGTCCAAGAAGCAGAAAGTATGCCATTTTTTGGGGATAAACGTTTAGTGATGGCAAATAATCCCATTTTCTTAACTTCAGAAAAAAGCAAAAACAAAGTAGAACATGACACAGCAAAGTTAGAAGCTTATTTAAATGAGCCGGTTGATTACTCTGTATTATGTTTTGTGGCACGGGTAGAGAAACTAGACGAACGAAAAAAACTCACTAAACTACTCAAAAAAACAGCTACTGTAATTGAGGCAAAAAGACCCAATGAAAATGAGCTGAAAAAATGGATTGAAGCTAAATTACAGGAGAATGATATACACATGTCACAATCTGCTATCAATCGGCTTACAGAATTAACAAGTGGACAACTCACAACTGCAATGAACGAATTGCAAAAATTAATGTTATATTGCTTTGAAACGAAAGAAATCACGATTCAAGATGTAGAATCTTTAGTTGTTCGATCATTAGAACAAAATATTTTCTTGTTACTCGACAAAATGATTGCGATGGATATTGCTGGTGCACTTCGAATTTATTATGATTTATTAAAACAAAAAGAAGAGCCTATTAAAATTCTAGCATTAATTTCTAGTCAGTTTAGACTATTAAACCAATTAAAATTACTAGAACAACAGGGATATTCACAACAACAAGCAGCCACCAAGCTGAAAGTGCATCCATTTCGAGTTAAATTAGCGTCTAAACAAGCGAAGAATTTTTCAGAAAATCAGCTAAATCAAGCATTAAAACGACTAGCTGAAATAGATTATGAAATGAAAACTGGTTTTGGCGATAAAGAACAAAAACTAGAGTGGTTTTTGTTTGAATTACAAGACAATCGACAAAAGACGGTATAA
- the yqeK gene encoding bis(5'-nucleosyl)-tetraphosphatase (symmetrical) YqeK, with product MERNEVLKKVEAAMPNERFKHTLGVEKAAVELAEHYHMDIEKARITALLHDYAKYYPDEDAIKIIENEQYDPRLLKFHRSLWHAPVGAYLAETEFGITDNEILEAIRLHTTGSASMTDFDKLIYLADYTEPGRTFPGVYKARRLALKSLDEAMLFALSNTITHLIKKKQPVFPDTLEAYNYFVNLNLEGDY from the coding sequence ATGGAAAGAAATGAAGTGTTAAAAAAAGTAGAAGCAGCTATGCCGAATGAACGTTTCAAACACACATTAGGCGTAGAAAAAGCAGCTGTAGAACTTGCAGAACATTATCATATGGATATCGAGAAAGCGAGAATAACCGCTCTACTACATGATTATGCAAAATACTATCCAGATGAGGACGCAATAAAGATTATTGAAAATGAACAGTATGATCCTCGACTACTCAAGTTTCATCGTTCTTTATGGCATGCCCCAGTTGGCGCTTATTTAGCGGAAACTGAATTTGGCATTACGGATAATGAGATATTGGAAGCAATACGACTGCACACAACCGGAAGTGCCTCTATGACGGACTTTGATAAGCTAATTTATTTAGCTGATTACACCGAACCTGGTAGAACATTTCCTGGTGTATATAAAGCACGCAGACTGGCACTTAAATCATTGGATGAAGCAATGTTATTTGCCTTATCTAATACAATTACACATTTGATTAAAAAGAAACAACCAGTATTTCCAGACACACTGGAAGCTTATAATTATTTTGTTAATTTAAATTTGGAAGGAGACTATTAA
- a CDS encoding MerR family transcriptional regulator: MTYSIKEVSKIFNLSIYTLRYYDKQGLLPFVSKNQSGYREFTESDLNLIHTICCLKNTGMPLKQIRTYIDCVMEGPVSIEARKQLLLDHRKVVLKNLEKLTENLKEVDVKIAKYSSPDAVEVITSERNYVTMEKKKHDLIYPYHT, from the coding sequence ATGACTTATTCTATCAAAGAAGTGTCCAAAATATTTAATTTGTCGATTTATACATTGCGTTACTATGATAAGCAAGGTTTATTGCCATTTGTTTCTAAAAATCAATCTGGCTACCGCGAATTTACGGAATCAGACTTAAATTTAATTCATACGATTTGTTGCTTGAAAAATACAGGAATGCCGTTGAAACAAATCCGCACATATATTGATTGCGTGATGGAAGGACCTGTTTCTATTGAAGCTCGGAAACAGTTACTCTTGGATCATCGGAAAGTTGTTTTGAAAAATTTAGAGAAATTAACGGAAAATCTAAAAGAAGTTGATGTAAAAATTGCGAAGTATTCCTCTCCTGATGCCGTAGAAGTCATTACTTCTGAGCGGAATTATGTCACTATGGAGAAGAAAAAACATGATTTAATTTATCCGTATCATACATAA
- a CDS encoding NAD-dependent epimerase/dehydratase family protein, whose amino-acid sequence MKNNVLVTGGTGFLGMHIIFQLLQQGYDVKTTVRSLKSKEKVIEVLRNNGLANFTKLSFVELDLSKDEGWEEAMRDCKYVLSVASPVFFGKFKNEEELISPAIEGITRILKAAKKAKVKRVVMTSNFGAVGFSNANKNSITTEQYWTDEFTKGLSAYEKSKLIAEKEAWKFMENETELEFATINPVAIFGPSQSNHVSGSFDLLKNLLNGSMKRVINIPLNVVDARDVANLHILAMITPEANGERFIASADGEISMADIANLLQRERPELVDKMPKKTLPNAAIKAAALFSKHAKEGELMINMNRQISNSKARDVLGWKPISTKEEAVLAAVDSLAKYGLLD is encoded by the coding sequence ATGAAAAACAACGTATTGGTAACAGGTGGGACTGGATTTTTAGGAATGCATATTATCTTTCAATTATTGCAACAAGGGTATGATGTCAAAACAACAGTACGCTCTTTAAAAAGTAAAGAAAAAGTAATAGAAGTATTGCGAAATAATGGATTAGCAAATTTTACGAAGCTATCCTTTGTCGAACTTGATTTATCTAAAGATGAAGGTTGGGAAGAAGCCATGCGTGATTGTAAATATGTGTTAAGTGTTGCATCACCTGTATTTTTCGGTAAATTTAAAAATGAAGAGGAATTAATAAGCCCAGCAATCGAAGGTATTACAAGAATTTTGAAAGCAGCGAAAAAGGCAAAAGTGAAACGAGTTGTTATGACTTCTAATTTTGGTGCAGTTGGTTTTAGCAACGCGAACAAAAATAGCATTACAACAGAACAGTACTGGACAGACGAATTTACTAAGGGTTTGTCTGCATATGAAAAATCCAAACTAATTGCAGAAAAAGAAGCTTGGAAATTCATGGAAAATGAAACGGAATTAGAGTTCGCTACCATCAATCCGGTTGCCATTTTTGGTCCATCACAAAGCAATCACGTCTCCGGAAGCTTTGACTTATTAAAAAATCTGTTAAACGGTTCTATGAAACGCGTCATAAACATTCCGCTAAACGTAGTAGATGCTAGGGATGTTGCCAATTTACACATTCTCGCAATGATTACCCCAGAAGCAAACGGAGAACGTTTTATTGCATCAGCTGACGGAGAAATTAGTATGGCAGATATTGCGAATTTGCTTCAACGAGAACGTCCTGAACTAGTGGATAAAATGCCGAAAAAAACATTACCAAATGCAGCTATAAAAGCAGCGGCTTTATTTAGTAAGCACGCCAAAGAAGGCGAGTTGATGATTAATATGAATCGCCAAATAAGCAATTCAAAAGCGAGAGATGTTTTAGGATGGAAGCCGATTTCGACAAAAGAAGAAGCCGTTCTTGCTGCAGTGGATAGTTTGGCAAAGTATGGTTTATTAGATTAA
- a CDS encoding helix-hairpin-helix domain-containing protein, which produces MIEQIKKLKNYILIIVAVIFAGLVYLCMPDKETEEVTTNAATIAEVKADTEQVNEAKYVYIDIKGAVRSPGVYKLPLDARVQDVVKTAGGLTEEAESSKLNLAEKLKDEMSIYVYKKGEQGSETSTSRSEQAGEKTEEKININTASTSNLQTVPGIGESKATAIIEYREKEGLFQTIEDLQNVTGIGEKTIEKLKEYLDVK; this is translated from the coding sequence GTGATAGAACAAATAAAAAAACTTAAGAATTATATCTTGATTATAGTGGCTGTTATTTTCGCTGGACTAGTTTATTTGTGTATGCCAGATAAGGAGACAGAAGAAGTAACTACAAATGCAGCAACCATTGCAGAAGTAAAAGCAGATACAGAGCAAGTAAATGAAGCTAAGTATGTCTACATTGATATCAAAGGCGCCGTCCGCTCGCCTGGTGTTTATAAACTACCTTTAGATGCAAGAGTGCAAGATGTAGTGAAAACAGCTGGAGGGCTTACAGAAGAAGCTGAAAGTAGTAAGCTGAATTTGGCTGAAAAATTAAAAGACGAAATGAGCATCTATGTCTACAAAAAAGGCGAGCAAGGATCGGAAACTTCTACAAGTAGAAGTGAACAAGCCGGTGAGAAGACGGAAGAAAAAATCAACATCAATACAGCTTCTACCTCTAATTTACAAACAGTACCAGGAATTGGCGAGTCAAAAGCAACCGCTATTATTGAATATCGGGAGAAAGAGGGGTTATTTCAAACAATAGAAGATTTACAAAATGTAACTGGTATCGGAGAAAAAACAATCGAAAAACTAAAGGAATATTTGGATGTGAAATAA
- the rpsT gene encoding 30S ribosomal protein S20 gives MPNIKSAIKRVKTAETRNSRNASQRSAMRTAIKKFDEAAANNAENTKDLYVEASKKLDSAVSKGLIHKNNAARNKSRLAAKLAK, from the coding sequence ATGCCAAATATTAAATCTGCAATTAAACGTGTAAAAACTGCTGAAACTCGTAACAGCCGTAATGCATCTCAACGTTCTGCAATGCGTACTGCTATCAAGAAATTTGATGAAGCTGCTGCAAACAACGCGGAAAATACGAAAGATCTTTACGTAGAAGCATCAAAAAAATTAGATAGCGCTGTGAGCAAAGGATTGATTCACAAAAATAATGCTGCTCGCAACAAATCTCGCTTAGCTGCTAAATTAGCTAAATAA
- the rsfS gene encoding ribosome silencing factor: MNSYDTLMLTAKAADDKRAEDILALDMKGLSSFADYFVICHGNSDKQVQAIAREIKEKALENQVDVKRLEGFDAAQWILIDLGDVIIHVFHKEERSYYNLEKLWGDAPLVDVSAAFVS, encoded by the coding sequence TTGAACAGTTATGATACATTAATGCTGACCGCAAAGGCAGCAGACGATAAAAGAGCAGAGGATATTTTAGCGCTAGACATGAAGGGGTTATCCAGTTTTGCAGATTATTTTGTTATCTGTCATGGTAATTCTGACAAACAAGTGCAGGCAATCGCTCGTGAAATTAAAGAAAAAGCATTAGAAAACCAAGTAGATGTAAAACGTTTAGAAGGTTTTGACGCAGCGCAATGGATTTTAATCGATTTAGGTGATGTAATTATCCACGTATTCCACAAAGAAGAACGCTCTTACTATAATTTAGAAAAATTATGGGGAGACGCTCCGCTAGTTGACGTTTCTGCAGCATTTGTTTCTTAA
- a CDS encoding class I SAM-dependent DNA methyltransferase, producing MSYEYFPGFYDRLMDSELYDEWVQFSANFIGEKPQNILDLACGTAEFALRLSFLGHRVSGVDFSGEMVAVAKEKIAAAEIDLPIFKQDMSRLSLNQSFDAITCFCDSLNYLETEEALENTIEAVSAHLKPSGLFLFDVHSVYKVEEGFKEYSYGDSDEEIATIWNSFPGVQKHSVEHELTFFILDEDDVYQRVDELHKERTYPIAHYENLLKKYQFTKIEVYADFSLKKPTTTSERIFFVARK from the coding sequence ATGAGTTACGAATATTTTCCAGGATTTTATGATAGATTAATGGATTCAGAACTATATGACGAATGGGTTCAATTTTCAGCAAATTTCATCGGTGAAAAACCACAAAACATTCTTGATTTAGCATGTGGAACAGCCGAATTTGCCCTTCGATTAAGTTTTTTAGGTCACCGGGTATCAGGAGTAGACTTTTCAGGTGAAATGGTTGCCGTTGCTAAGGAGAAAATAGCTGCTGCTGAGATTGACTTGCCGATTTTTAAGCAAGATATGTCTAGACTTTCCTTAAACCAATCTTTTGATGCTATTACTTGTTTTTGTGATTCACTCAATTATTTAGAAACCGAAGAAGCACTTGAAAACACAATTGAAGCTGTATCAGCACATTTAAAACCAAGTGGTCTATTCTTGTTTGATGTTCATTCTGTTTATAAAGTGGAAGAAGGTTTCAAAGAATATTCTTACGGCGACAGCGATGAAGAAATAGCCACCATTTGGAATTCATTTCCTGGAGTACAAAAGCATTCTGTTGAACATGAACTGACTTTCTTTATTTTGGACGAAGACGATGTTTATCAGAGAGTAGATGAATTACACAAAGAACGGACATATCCGATTGCCCATTATGAAAACCTTCTAAAAAAATACCAATTCACGAAAATAGAAGTTTACGCAGATTTCAGTTTAAAAAAACCTACAACTACGAGTGAAAGGATCTTTTTCGTCGCAAGAAAGTAA
- a CDS encoding nicotinate-nucleotide adenylyltransferase: MKHKVGILGGTFDPPHLAHLRMAEEAKKQLGLEKVLFLPNKIPPHKQISGMASNEARLEMLQLMLADNDYFEVDSRELGRVGKSYTYDTMRDMISEQPDTDFYFIIGGDMVEYLPKWYHIDDLVKMVTFVGLNRPSYQAEVSYEVIQLTMPEMQISSTEIRHDIENARAFLPEKVWSYIKEHQLYGKK, from the coding sequence ATGAAACATAAAGTCGGTATTTTAGGCGGCACTTTTGATCCACCACATTTAGCACACTTACGTATGGCGGAAGAAGCAAAAAAACAATTAGGGCTAGAAAAAGTTCTTTTCCTACCTAATAAAATCCCCCCGCACAAGCAAATTAGCGGAATGGCATCTAATGAGGCACGATTAGAAATGCTTCAACTAATGCTTGCGGATAACGACTATTTTGAAGTGGATTCGCGTGAATTAGGTCGCGTTGGGAAGTCCTATACGTATGACACGATGCGTGATATGATAAGCGAGCAGCCTGATACAGATTTTTATTTTATTATCGGCGGCGATATGGTAGAATATTTGCCAAAGTGGTATCATATAGATGATTTAGTAAAAATGGTGACATTTGTTGGCCTTAATCGACCAAGCTATCAAGCCGAAGTTTCTTATGAAGTAATCCAGCTTACTATGCCGGAAATGCAGATTTCTTCTACTGAAATTCGTCATGATATCGAAAATGCAAGAGCCTTTTTACCAGAAAAAGTGTGGTCATATATAAAGGAGCATCAGCTTTATGGAAAGAAATGA
- the lepA gene encoding translation elongation factor 4, whose amino-acid sequence MNKEEMNARQKKIRNFSIIAHIDHGKSTLADRILEKTGALTHREMKNQLLDSMDLERERGITIKLNAVQLKYRAKDGETYIFHLIDTPGHVDFTYEVSRSLAACEGAILVVDAAQGIEAQTLANVYLALDNDLEILPVINKIDLPAADPERVREEIEDVIGLDASDAVLASAKSGIGIEDILEQIVEKVPEPTGDVTKPLKALIFDSVFDAYRGVIANIRIMDGVVKAGDRIKMMSNGKEFEVTEVGVFSPKATPQDELLVGDVGYLTAAIKNVGDTRVGDTITLANNPAEEALDGYRKLNPMVYCGLYPIDSSKYNDLRDALEKLELNDSALQFEAETSQALGFGFRCGFLGLLHMEIIQERIEREFNIDLITTAPSVIYHVNLTDGSNIIVDNPAEMPEPGVIESVEEPYVKATVMVPNDYVGAVMELAQNKRGNFITMEYLDDIRVSIVYEIPLSEIVYDFFDQLKSSTKGYASFDYELIGYKASKLVKMDILLNAEKVDALSFIVHRDFAYERGKIIVEKLKELIPRQQFEVPIQAAIATKIVSRSTIKALRKNVLAKCYGGDVSRKRKLLEKQKEGKKRMKQIGSVEVPQEAFMAILKMDESK is encoded by the coding sequence ATGAACAAAGAAGAAATGAATGCAAGACAAAAGAAAATTAGAAACTTTTCGATTATCGCGCATATAGATCATGGTAAATCTACACTCGCCGATCGGATTTTAGAAAAAACTGGTGCTTTAACGCATCGCGAAATGAAAAATCAGCTACTAGATTCGATGGATTTAGAACGTGAACGCGGGATAACCATTAAATTAAATGCTGTACAACTAAAATATAGAGCAAAAGACGGAGAAACATATATTTTCCATCTAATTGATACACCAGGGCATGTCGATTTTACATATGAAGTATCTCGAAGTTTAGCTGCTTGTGAAGGTGCTATTCTCGTTGTAGATGCTGCGCAAGGTATTGAAGCGCAGACACTCGCGAACGTTTATTTGGCACTCGATAACGACTTAGAGATTTTACCAGTCATTAATAAGATTGATTTACCTGCTGCAGATCCAGAAAGAGTCCGTGAAGAGATTGAAGATGTAATTGGTCTTGATGCATCCGACGCTGTTCTTGCATCCGCAAAATCAGGAATCGGAATTGAAGATATTCTTGAACAAATCGTTGAAAAAGTTCCAGAACCAACTGGAGATGTTACTAAACCACTAAAAGCACTCATTTTTGACTCTGTATTCGACGCCTATCGTGGAGTTATTGCGAACATTCGGATTATGGATGGCGTCGTAAAGGCTGGTGACAGAATCAAAATGATGTCTAATGGGAAAGAATTTGAAGTGACAGAAGTAGGCGTATTCTCACCAAAAGCCACGCCACAAGATGAACTACTTGTTGGGGATGTCGGTTACTTAACTGCTGCCATTAAAAATGTAGGAGATACACGTGTTGGTGATACCATTACGCTCGCCAATAATCCTGCAGAAGAAGCATTAGATGGTTACCGTAAGCTCAATCCAATGGTTTATTGTGGTCTGTATCCAATTGACTCATCTAAATACAATGATCTTCGTGATGCACTTGAAAAACTAGAATTGAATGATTCAGCTTTACAATTTGAAGCAGAGACTTCTCAAGCTTTAGGATTTGGTTTCCGTTGTGGTTTCTTAGGATTACTACATATGGAAATCATCCAAGAACGAATCGAACGCGAATTTAATATTGATTTAATTACAACTGCGCCAAGTGTTATTTATCACGTGAATCTAACAGATGGATCGAATATTATTGTCGATAATCCAGCTGAAATGCCTGAACCAGGCGTAATCGAAAGCGTGGAAGAACCATATGTTAAAGCAACTGTAATGGTACCAAATGATTATGTTGGAGCAGTTATGGAACTTGCACAAAACAAACGCGGGAATTTTATTACGATGGAATATTTAGATGACATTCGGGTTAGTATTGTTTATGAAATCCCATTGTCTGAAATTGTATATGACTTTTTTGATCAATTAAAATCATCTACAAAAGGTTATGCATCCTTTGATTATGAATTAATTGGCTATAAAGCTTCCAAACTAGTGAAAATGGATATTCTCTTAAATGCAGAAAAAGTGGATGCACTTAGCTTTATCGTTCACCGTGATTTTGCCTACGAGCGTGGAAAAATCATTGTGGAGAAATTAAAAGAACTTATTCCAAGACAACAATTTGAAGTACCTATTCAAGCAGCAATTGCAACGAAAATTGTTTCACGTTCTACTATTAAAGCACTACGTAAAAACGTACTTGCTAAATGTTATGGAGGGGACGTATCCCGTAAACGGAAACTCCTAGAGAAACAAAAAGAAGGTAAAAAACGCATGAAACAAATCGGTTCCGTTGAAGTTCCACAAGAAGCCTTCATGGCAATCTTGAAAATGGATGAATCGAAATAA